A portion of the Methanobrevibacter sp. genome contains these proteins:
- a CDS encoding DUF357 domain-containing protein: EKKKDMRTAFGCIEYSHGLLDALRMIHGLI; this comes from the coding sequence TGAAAAGAAAAAAGATATGCGTACAGCATTTGGATGTATCGAATATAGTCATGGATTATTAGATGCTCTTAGAATGATTCATGGTTTAATTTAA